The stretch of DNA GAGGGAGGCCTGTTAATCCGCTTTATTATCTTCGTTAGTTAGCGGGGGGAAGGGAATGGACGATTGGAAGGAAGCGTTAGAAAGTCTCCGACGCGAGAGCGATTCATCTAAAAAGATAGAAATTCTGGATAGCTTAAAGCCCTTTGTTGGAGAGGATGAGGTAAGGAAAGAGGTAATAAATCTGCTATTAAACAGCGATGACAGGTTGATCAGGATAAAGGCAACTGAGGTATTAGAAGAGCTTAATCCTGCAAAGGAAGATGCAATAGAAGCTTTGATGAAATCTCTGCTTGAGGATGAGGATAGCTTCGTGAGAGGCTTTTCAGCAAAGGCTTTAGGGAAGCTTGGAGATGTGCGAGCTATAGAGGTCTTGAAAAAAGCTCAAGGGGATTCCGATGGTTTTGTTAAGCATTATGCGAGCGAAGCTTTAAAGGTTTTGGAGATGAGAGCTCGCTTCCTTGCCTTAATACAGAAAACGAAAGGGTG from Synergistota bacterium encodes:
- a CDS encoding HEAT repeat domain-containing protein — encoded protein: MDDWKEALESLRRESDSSKKIEILDSLKPFVGEDEVRKEVINLLLNSDDRLIRIKATEVLEELNPAKEDAIEALMKSLLEDEDSFVRGFSAKALGKLGDVRAIEVLKKAQGDSDGFVKHYASEALKVLEMRARFLALIQKTKG